In Streptomyces sp. NBC_00091, the following proteins share a genomic window:
- a CDS encoding ROK family transcriptional regulator, producing the protein MPAATPGTPSLLRAMNDRAALELLLTHGPLSRTRIGHLTGLSKPTASQLLARLEAAGLVVATGTDGGRPGPNAQLYALNARAAHVGGLDVTPDRVLAAVADLTGTVVGGFELPYAEGADAVGQVTEALAGALADAGLARSDLHRLVIATPGAFDPRSGRLRYASHLPGWHSPTLLDELAAALPLPVEYENDVNLAAVAEQRLGAARGHEDFVLLWNEEGLGAALVLGGRLHRGWTGGAGEVGFLPVPGHPLVRQVTRANTGGYQELAGAQVLPGLAAAAGVGTPAVPDAPHTAQVAAGAALLRRAAAAPEGPYLRFLQSYATALATGLASLVAVLDPEIVVLSGALITAGGEPLRALLEEELAELAPSRPRLVTGEVRERPVLRGALESALAATREEVFDTSR; encoded by the coding sequence ATGCCCGCCGCCACGCCCGGAACCCCCAGCCTGCTGCGCGCCATGAACGACCGCGCCGCCCTGGAACTGCTGCTGACGCACGGCCCCCTGTCCCGGACCCGGATCGGCCACCTCACCGGGCTGTCGAAGCCCACCGCCTCCCAGCTGCTGGCCCGGCTCGAGGCCGCCGGACTGGTCGTGGCCACCGGCACCGACGGCGGCCGCCCCGGCCCCAACGCCCAGCTGTACGCGCTCAACGCCCGCGCCGCCCACGTCGGCGGCCTCGACGTGACCCCCGACCGGGTGCTCGCCGCCGTCGCCGACCTGACCGGCACCGTGGTCGGCGGCTTCGAACTCCCCTACGCCGAGGGCGCCGACGCCGTGGGACAGGTCACCGAAGCCCTCGCCGGGGCCCTCGCGGACGCCGGACTGGCCCGCTCCGACCTGCACCGCCTGGTCATCGCCACCCCCGGCGCCTTCGACCCCCGCTCCGGCCGGCTGCGCTACGCCAGCCACCTCCCCGGCTGGCACTCCCCCACCCTCCTCGACGAGCTGGCCGCGGCCCTGCCCCTGCCGGTCGAGTACGAGAACGACGTCAACCTCGCCGCCGTCGCCGAGCAGCGCCTCGGCGCGGCCCGCGGCCACGAGGACTTCGTCCTGCTGTGGAACGAGGAGGGCCTCGGCGCCGCCCTTGTGCTCGGCGGCCGGCTGCACCGCGGCTGGACCGGCGGCGCCGGCGAGGTCGGTTTCCTGCCCGTGCCCGGACACCCCCTGGTCCGGCAGGTCACCCGGGCCAACACCGGCGGCTACCAGGAGCTGGCCGGCGCACAGGTGCTGCCCGGGCTCGCGGCCGCCGCCGGCGTCGGCACCCCCGCCGTCCCGGACGCCCCGCACACGGCGCAGGTGGCGGCCGGGGCCGCACTGCTGCGGCGGGCCGCCGCCGCGCCCGAGGGACCGTACCTGCGCTTCCTCCAGTCGTACGCCACCGCCCTGGCGACCGGTCTGGCCTCGCTGGTCGCCGTACTGGACCCGGAGATCGTGGTCCTGTCCGGCGCCCTGATCACCGCGGGCGGCGAACCGCTGCGCGCCCTGCTGGAGGAGGAACTCGCCGAACTGGCCCCCTCCCGGCCCCGGCTGGTCACCGGCGAGGTGCGCGAACGGCCCGTGCTGCGCGGCGCCCTGGAGAGCGCCCTGGCCGCCACCCGTGAGGAAGTCTTCGACACCTCCCGCTAA
- a CDS encoding extracellular solute-binding protein, whose translation MPQAARLTTFAAALVTLSLLATACTGQSGGSAAAADDPKADVTLNFWHGWSTPAEVKAIEENLARFSKAHPNIKVKVTGDMTDAKINQALRAGGDKAPDVVSSFSTDSVGKFCNSGAFADLGPFLRKSGIDKTKVFPASLLEYTQFRGNQCTLPLLHDAYGLVYNKTAFAAAGITEPPRTWSQFAEDARILTKTDGDSYSQLGVMPTFHGYETTPIRLAAQWSPTWFTPGGASNLAGDPAFAKMLTAQKDLVAKLGGYEKLERFRTTFGDEWNAEHPFHKGLVAMQIDGEWRPAMAKAAGVGFEVGTAPLPVPDDQVADYGKGYLSGTIMGISSASRKQNAAWELVRYMTTDTEAVVAFANAIHNVPSTLAALESPQLQVTPESKTFLDIARHPKSNTTPARADGGTYQLTFQDFAYAVEKGDVADIPAGLARTDRQIDTDIAKAE comes from the coding sequence ATGCCCCAAGCCGCACGCCTGACCACCTTCGCGGCAGCCCTGGTCACCCTGTCCCTACTCGCCACCGCCTGCACGGGCCAGAGCGGCGGCAGCGCCGCCGCCGCCGACGACCCCAAGGCCGACGTCACCCTCAACTTCTGGCACGGCTGGTCCACGCCCGCCGAGGTCAAGGCGATCGAGGAGAACCTCGCCCGCTTCTCCAAGGCGCACCCGAACATCAAGGTCAAGGTCACCGGTGACATGACCGACGCCAAGATCAACCAGGCGCTGCGCGCGGGCGGGGACAAGGCCCCCGACGTGGTCTCCTCCTTCTCCACCGACAGCGTCGGCAAGTTCTGCAACTCCGGCGCCTTCGCCGACCTGGGCCCCTTCCTGCGGAAGTCCGGGATCGACAAGACCAAGGTCTTCCCCGCGAGCCTGCTGGAGTACACCCAGTTCAGGGGCAACCAGTGCACCCTCCCGCTGCTCCACGACGCCTACGGCCTCGTCTACAACAAGACCGCCTTCGCCGCCGCCGGGATCACCGAACCGCCCAGGACCTGGAGCCAGTTCGCGGAGGACGCACGGATACTCACCAAGACCGACGGTGACTCGTACAGCCAACTCGGCGTGATGCCCACCTTCCACGGCTACGAGACCACCCCGATACGGCTGGCCGCGCAGTGGAGCCCCACCTGGTTCACCCCCGGCGGCGCCTCGAACCTCGCCGGCGACCCGGCCTTCGCGAAGATGCTGACCGCCCAGAAGGACCTCGTCGCCAAGCTCGGCGGCTACGAGAAGCTGGAGCGCTTCCGCACCACCTTCGGCGACGAGTGGAACGCCGAACACCCCTTCCACAAGGGCCTGGTCGCCATGCAGATCGACGGCGAGTGGCGGCCCGCCATGGCCAAGGCGGCCGGGGTCGGCTTCGAGGTCGGCACCGCCCCGCTGCCCGTACCGGACGACCAGGTCGCCGACTACGGCAAGGGCTACCTCTCCGGCACCATCATGGGCATCTCCTCGGCGAGCCGGAAGCAGAACGCCGCCTGGGAGCTGGTGCGCTACATGACCACCGACACCGAGGCCGTGGTCGCCTTCGCCAACGCCATCCACAACGTGCCCTCGACGCTGGCCGCACTGGAGTCCCCGCAGCTCCAGGTGACCCCCGAGTCCAAGACCTTCCTCGACATCGCCCGGCACCCGAAGTCGAACACCACCCCGGCCCGGGCCGACGGCGGCACCTACCAGCTGACCTTCCAGGACTTCGCGTACGCGGTGGAGAAGGGCGACGTCGCCGACATCCCGGCCGGACTCGCCCGTACCGACCGGCAGATCGACACGGACATAGCGAAGGCCGAGTAG
- a CDS encoding HNH endonuclease, protein MPHVLVLNASYEPLGVVPLRRALVLVLENKAISLEESGAFLHSATRAVPAPSVVRLKRFVRVPYRGPVPLTRRALFARDGGRCMYCGAVATSVDHVIPRSRGGQHAWDNVVAACRRCNHVKADRHLLELGWRLRHQPAPPSGLAWRIIGTGHRDPRWMPYLQPYGAEDALERIGATA, encoded by the coding sequence GTGCCGCACGTCCTGGTCCTCAACGCGTCGTACGAGCCCCTCGGCGTCGTACCGCTCCGCCGCGCGCTCGTCCTCGTACTGGAGAACAAGGCAATCTCCCTCGAGGAATCGGGCGCCTTTCTGCACAGCGCGACGAGAGCCGTCCCCGCGCCCAGCGTGGTCCGGCTCAAGCGCTTCGTGCGGGTCCCCTACCGGGGGCCCGTTCCACTCACCCGCCGCGCGCTGTTCGCCCGCGACGGCGGCCGCTGCATGTACTGCGGGGCCGTCGCCACGAGCGTGGACCACGTCATCCCGCGCAGCCGGGGAGGCCAGCACGCCTGGGACAACGTGGTCGCCGCGTGCCGGCGGTGCAACCACGTGAAGGCGGACCGGCACCTCCTGGAGCTGGGCTGGCGGCTGCGCCACCAGCCCGCTCCGCCGTCCGGGCTGGCCTGGCGGATCATCGGGACGGGGCATCGGGATCCGCGGTGGATGCCGTACCTCCAGCCGTACGGGGCCGAGGATGCGCTGGAGCGCATCGGGGCCACCGCCTGA
- a CDS encoding mechanosensitive ion channel family protein, which yields MPSPATLLPLAATPTDDATESVTNAASFIEENWATWLSIGLRILLIVVIAAALRTVVRKALTKLISRMNTSAEAVEGTALGGLLVNAERRRQRSEAIGSVLRSVASFLILGTAALMVLAALKIDLAPLLASAGVAGVAIGFGARNLVTDFLSGVFMIMEDQYGVGDKIDAGVASGEVIEVGLRVTKLRGDNGEIWYVRNGEIKRIGNLSQGWATAGVAVQVKPTESLARIREVVQEVADTLAKETPWDERLWGPVEVLGLDEVLLASMTVKVSAKTMPGQQFAVERELRWRIKEAFDRAGIRIIGGLPADEEEAAPADAAAAVAPPSALANPASPQSLATTPIPQAPAPGGVRLPKQ from the coding sequence GTGCCCTCGCCCGCCACTCTGCTACCGCTGGCAGCGACCCCCACCGACGATGCGACCGAGAGCGTGACCAACGCCGCGAGCTTCATCGAGGAGAACTGGGCCACCTGGCTGAGCATCGGCCTGCGGATCCTCCTGATCGTCGTGATCGCGGCCGCGCTCCGTACGGTGGTCCGCAAGGCCCTGACCAAGCTGATAAGCCGGATGAACACCAGTGCGGAGGCCGTCGAGGGCACCGCACTGGGCGGGCTGCTGGTCAATGCCGAGCGGCGCCGCCAGCGCTCGGAGGCGATCGGCTCCGTACTGCGGTCGGTGGCCTCGTTCCTGATCCTCGGTACGGCCGCGCTGATGGTCCTGGCCGCGCTGAAGATCGATCTGGCGCCGCTGCTGGCGAGTGCCGGTGTGGCCGGTGTGGCGATCGGTTTCGGTGCCCGCAACCTGGTGACGGACTTCCTCTCCGGCGTTTTCATGATCATGGAGGACCAGTACGGCGTCGGCGACAAGATCGACGCGGGGGTGGCCTCCGGCGAGGTGATAGAGGTCGGGCTGCGCGTGACGAAGCTGCGCGGCGACAACGGCGAGATCTGGTACGTCCGCAACGGCGAGATCAAGCGGATCGGCAACCTCAGCCAGGGCTGGGCGACGGCGGGCGTGGCCGTGCAGGTCAAGCCGACGGAGAGCCTCGCGCGCATCCGCGAGGTGGTCCAGGAGGTCGCGGACACCCTGGCGAAGGAGACCCCGTGGGACGAGCGCCTGTGGGGCCCCGTGGAGGTACTGGGCCTGGACGAGGTGCTGCTGGCCTCCATGACGGTGAAGGTGTCGGCGAAGACCATGCCGGGCCAGCAGTTCGCCGTGGAGCGCGAGCTGCGCTGGCGGATCAAGGAGGCCTTCGACAGGGCCGGCATCCGGATCATCGGCGGGCTGCCGGCCGACGAGGAGGAGGCCGCCCCCGCCGACGCGGCGGCCGCCGTCGCCCCGCCCTCGGCGCTGGCCAACCCGGCCTCCCCGCAATCCCTGGCCACCACCCCGATCCCGCAGGCGCCCGCGCCCGGCGGGGTCCGCCTCCCCAAGCAGTAG